A stretch of Amycolatopsis balhimycina FH 1894 DNA encodes these proteins:
- a CDS encoding undecaprenyl-diphosphate phosphatase, with protein MIDIGQAVVLGVVEGLTEFLPVSSTGHLKITEGFLGIPVDDQAVVGFTAVIQVGAIAAVLVYFFRDIVRFAAAWGRGLARPEARQEHDYKFAWWIIFATVPIVVAGLLFQPLIKGPLASLWVVAGSLIAGSVVMWAADRFGTGKRGEPETTLPDAMLVGSSQILALLFPGFSRSGATISTGLLRGLDRVAATRLSFFLSIPALTGAGVYELKDAVGGGLDVVPLLVGTVVSFVVAYASIAWLLKFVAGHTFTAFVIYRVVVGVGLLGLLVTGALTP; from the coding sequence GTGATCGACATCGGCCAGGCCGTGGTCCTGGGAGTGGTCGAAGGGTTGACCGAGTTCCTGCCGGTCTCTTCGACCGGGCACCTGAAGATCACCGAAGGGTTTCTCGGCATTCCGGTGGACGATCAGGCGGTGGTGGGTTTCACCGCGGTGATCCAGGTCGGCGCCATCGCGGCGGTCTTGGTGTATTTCTTCCGGGACATCGTCCGGTTCGCCGCGGCGTGGGGCCGCGGGCTGGCGCGGCCGGAAGCACGGCAGGAGCACGACTACAAGTTCGCGTGGTGGATCATCTTCGCCACGGTGCCGATCGTCGTGGCGGGCCTGCTGTTCCAGCCGCTGATCAAGGGACCACTGGCTTCCCTGTGGGTGGTCGCGGGATCGTTGATCGCGGGCAGTGTCGTCATGTGGGCCGCGGACCGCTTCGGGACGGGAAAGCGTGGGGAGCCGGAGACGACGCTGCCGGACGCGATGCTGGTCGGCTCGTCGCAAATCCTGGCCCTGCTGTTCCCGGGTTTCTCCCGATCCGGGGCTACCATTTCGACAGGGCTGCTGCGTGGGCTGGACCGTGTCGCGGCGACACGGCTGTCGTTCTTCCTGTCCATTCCCGCGTTGACCGGCGCCGGTGTGTACGAGCTGAAGGACGCGGTCGGTGGCGGGCTGGACGTGGTGCCGTTGCTCGTCGGGACGGTGGTGTCGTTCGTCGTCGCGTACGCGTCCATCGCGTGGCTGCTGAAGTTCGTGGCCGGGCACACGTTCACGGCGTTCGTGATCTACCGGGTCGTGGTCGGTGTCGGGCTGCTGGGTCTGCTGGTGACCGGCGCCCTCACTCCCTGA
- a CDS encoding STAS domain-containing protein yields the protein MQVIGDVDLSTRDIWQRALEAATANAAPALLDLSHLTFIDARGAAMLVDAARHQPDTAPLTLTRPPAILSRMLTLLYRPRQ from the coding sequence GTGCAGGTCATCGGCGATGTCGACCTGAGCACCCGCGACATCTGGCAGCGAGCCCTGGAAGCAGCGACCGCCAACGCGGCGCCCGCCCTGCTGGATCTGTCCCACCTGACGTTCATCGACGCCCGCGGCGCTGCCATGCTGGTCGACGCCGCACGCCACCAGCCCGACACGGCACCGCTCACACTCACCCGCCCACCAGCGATCCTGTCCCGGATGCTGACCTTGCTGTACCGGCCGCGGCAGTGA
- a CDS encoding ATP-binding protein: MPTEQQTTELDDSLRVVALEVTDDLAELARVRAWAERLLQDLPEDQRVDALMVVDELTSNALRHGKPPRQVRLLRKRDWLSVEVDDTCIDPACPRPPSSDGGHGLKLVAAMSVSWGQWQRPTGKTVWAELDLTRTAAPDHTP; this comes from the coding sequence ATGCCGACCGAACAGCAGACAACGGAGCTGGACGACTCACTGCGCGTGGTCGCTCTCGAGGTCACCGACGACCTCGCCGAGCTGGCAAGGGTGCGCGCCTGGGCCGAGCGGTTGCTGCAGGACCTGCCCGAAGACCAGCGGGTCGACGCACTCATGGTCGTCGACGAGCTGACCTCCAACGCTCTCCGGCACGGGAAGCCACCCCGTCAAGTCCGCCTGCTGCGCAAACGCGACTGGCTCTCCGTCGAAGTCGACGACACCTGCATCGACCCCGCCTGCCCACGGCCACCTTCATCCGACGGCGGGCACGGCCTCAAACTGGTCGCCGCCATGAGCGTGTCCTGGGGACAATGGCAACGCCCCACGGGGAAGACCGTGTGGGCCGAACTCGACCTCACCCGCACCGCCGCACCCGATCACACACCCTGA
- a CDS encoding phosphatase PAP2 family protein → MDGGAIDGSWYLDVLGFARATPWLNGFFQVFTNAGLVLLALVVAVAWWRARAQDAGRMAAVLWVPGAVAVAYGLSNLVKILVEEPRPCIRYPAVPTVATCDFATDYSFPSNHVTIAVSAAVALCLVGRRIGVGSLVVAVLIGFSRVYLGAHYVHDVVAGAVLGALVALAGLLLRTPLTALVVRMRSGRWRPLVGATATEEISARTD, encoded by the coding sequence GTGGACGGCGGAGCCATCGACGGCAGCTGGTACCTGGATGTGCTCGGGTTCGCCCGGGCGACCCCGTGGCTGAACGGGTTCTTCCAGGTCTTCACCAACGCCGGCCTGGTCCTGCTCGCACTCGTCGTCGCAGTGGCGTGGTGGCGCGCACGCGCCCAGGACGCCGGGCGGATGGCGGCCGTGCTCTGGGTGCCGGGCGCCGTCGCCGTGGCCTACGGCCTGAGCAACCTGGTCAAGATCCTCGTCGAGGAGCCACGACCCTGCATCCGTTATCCGGCCGTGCCGACTGTCGCCACGTGCGACTTCGCGACGGACTACTCCTTCCCCAGCAACCACGTGACGATCGCCGTGTCCGCGGCGGTCGCCTTGTGCCTGGTCGGACGCCGGATCGGGGTCGGCTCGCTCGTGGTGGCGGTACTGATCGGGTTTTCCCGGGTGTACCTGGGCGCGCATTACGTCCATGACGTGGTCGCCGGTGCGGTGCTGGGCGCCCTGGTGGCGCTGGCCGGCTTGCTGCTGCGCACGCCGCTGACGGCGCTGGTCGTCCGGATGCGGTCGGGAAGGTGGCGCCCGCTGGTCGGGGCAACGGCGACCGAGGAAATCTCGGCGCGTACGGACTGA
- a CDS encoding DedA family protein has protein sequence MNPLSATSWLSSLGTAGVFLVLFAETGLLVGFFLPGDSLLFTAGLFCTTSASAPVHLSLPLVLVASVAGAISGAQVGFVLGRRGGRALLGKVGNPQLHRGIERAEELFSRYGYAKAIVLARFVPVVRTVLNPLAGILDVPARTFLVWQVLGGLLWSVGVTLAGYVLGASIPGIDQYLLPIIAVVVVVSLIPLALELRRGRKRSSDEH, from the coding sequence GTGAATCCGCTGAGTGCGACGTCCTGGTTGTCCAGCCTCGGTACGGCCGGGGTGTTCCTGGTCCTGTTCGCCGAGACCGGCTTGCTGGTCGGGTTCTTCCTGCCGGGTGACTCGCTGCTGTTCACCGCCGGGTTGTTCTGCACCACCAGCGCATCGGCCCCGGTGCACCTGTCCCTGCCACTGGTGCTCGTCGCCTCGGTCGCCGGCGCGATCTCGGGTGCGCAGGTCGGCTTCGTGCTCGGCCGCCGTGGTGGTCGGGCACTGCTCGGGAAGGTCGGCAACCCCCAGCTGCATCGGGGCATCGAGCGGGCCGAGGAACTGTTCTCCCGTTACGGGTACGCGAAAGCGATCGTGCTCGCCCGGTTCGTCCCAGTTGTCCGGACCGTGCTGAACCCGCTCGCGGGCATCCTCGACGTGCCGGCACGGACCTTCCTGGTGTGGCAGGTGCTCGGCGGGCTGCTGTGGTCGGTCGGGGTGACGCTGGCCGGTTATGTGCTCGGCGCCAGCATCCCCGGAATCGACCAGTACCTCCTGCCGATCATCGCCGTTGTCGTGGTGGTCTCGCTGATCCCGTTGGCGCTGGAACTGCGGCGCGGCCGCAAACGCTCGTCCGACGAGCACTGA
- a CDS encoding tetratricopeptide repeat protein, producing MITAALTAVGKIYTGAIVAGVVAAAGAVVAVIAERGKTHIAERAASRSKKLYVERVDRISDPIRLGVHPAAWLKHADGHADQVPPFVARDRMPDVEAALKAGGFVLVVGDSTAGKSRLAYEAMRACLPQHACVRPIDSAALAAAIVVAKQKRRSVLWLDDLDEYLGADGLTRSDLDGLGDRVVVVATLRAHLRDEFSARYDPGRPASERTAVRAGRDVLDAATAEVRLDRTWSPTEVNAARESSDPRVALAVVVADKHGVAETMAAGPALLRDWHDAWSATPRAADRIHGDARGAALVSAAVDIRRAGYHRPLELPMLRALHEVYLADRGGALLHPGSWENAVEWATAALHATSSLIDPQTYQAFDYLVNEASLDPATPTIPEAVWRTLLERLAPDDVVEVAWRANYAGYVQHVEPAFHRVLDSRHYRAAAVLAEILDDAAQSHAPDLLELTISRAESEEGVSTEDLLAMRHSLAWMLGERIGGHGDPERALGMIRQVVRDGESVLGRTHPQVLQARLTLARQLGACGAHQEALSIANDLIALASEDNGPQDPLTLNARFEAAVWTRHLQGAAAGAELFGELLEDAQAIDTTSWSFVLDTAWNLGGALLDSGDVVAAVSILDQLVVESERAYGRKHAQTLPFRRTHANAIGTAGDPVKALELTRELVEDATQILGETHLTTLQTKAQLAGWISDTGDRSAAIELFDSVLTEGTRLFGEDHWLMTEIRADLAQLHDNR from the coding sequence ATGATCACCGCGGCACTCACAGCGGTCGGCAAGATCTACACGGGTGCGATAGTGGCGGGTGTAGTTGCTGCCGCTGGTGCGGTTGTCGCGGTGATCGCCGAACGCGGTAAAACACACATCGCCGAACGCGCCGCCAGCCGCTCGAAGAAGTTGTACGTCGAGCGCGTGGACCGGATCAGCGATCCGATCAGACTGGGTGTGCACCCTGCCGCATGGCTCAAGCATGCGGACGGTCACGCCGACCAGGTCCCGCCGTTCGTGGCGCGGGATCGCATGCCGGATGTCGAGGCTGCACTGAAGGCGGGTGGGTTCGTCCTCGTCGTGGGGGATTCCACGGCCGGCAAATCCCGGCTCGCGTATGAGGCGATGCGGGCTTGTCTGCCCCAGCACGCCTGTGTCCGGCCGATCGACTCGGCTGCGTTGGCAGCGGCAATCGTTGTCGCGAAACAGAAGCGGCGCAGTGTGCTGTGGCTCGACGATCTGGACGAGTACCTGGGTGCGGACGGCTTGACCCGGTCCGACCTGGATGGTCTCGGGGATCGAGTGGTGGTGGTGGCGACCTTGCGGGCACATCTCCGGGACGAGTTCAGCGCCCGCTACGACCCGGGACGACCGGCAAGCGAACGTACGGCAGTACGCGCAGGGCGTGACGTGCTCGATGCGGCGACGGCGGAAGTCCGCCTCGACCGCACATGGTCACCGACCGAGGTGAATGCGGCGCGTGAATCGTCAGACCCGCGTGTCGCGCTGGCGGTCGTCGTTGCGGACAAGCATGGCGTGGCCGAGACGATGGCTGCCGGGCCTGCTCTGCTCCGCGACTGGCACGATGCGTGGTCCGCGACACCTCGCGCGGCCGACCGCATTCATGGAGACGCGCGTGGAGCCGCCTTGGTGTCAGCGGCGGTGGACATCCGGCGCGCGGGGTATCACCGTCCGCTGGAGTTGCCCATGCTGCGGGCCTTGCACGAGGTCTACCTCGCCGATCGCGGTGGCGCGTTACTACACCCCGGCAGTTGGGAGAACGCCGTCGAGTGGGCGACGGCGGCGTTGCACGCCACCAGCAGTTTGATCGACCCGCAGACCTATCAGGCTTTCGACTACCTGGTGAACGAAGCATCACTGGATCCTGCGACTCCGACCATTCCGGAAGCGGTGTGGCGCACGCTGCTGGAACGGCTGGCCCCCGATGATGTGGTCGAAGTCGCCTGGAGAGCGAATTACGCCGGCTACGTACAGCACGTTGAGCCGGCATTTCATCGCGTTCTCGATTCCCGCCACTACCGTGCAGCCGCTGTTCTGGCGGAAATCCTGGACGACGCGGCCCAGAGCCACGCTCCAGACCTGCTCGAGTTGACCATCAGCCGTGCCGAGAGCGAGGAGGGCGTGTCGACCGAGGACCTCCTCGCCATGCGGCACAGCCTGGCGTGGATGCTGGGGGAGCGAATCGGTGGCCATGGCGATCCCGAGCGTGCGCTGGGCATGATCCGGCAGGTCGTGCGGGACGGCGAGTCGGTGCTGGGCCGGACCCATCCCCAAGTCCTGCAAGCCCGGCTCACCCTTGCCCGTCAACTGGGAGCATGTGGCGCGCACCAGGAAGCACTGTCGATCGCCAACGATCTGATCGCCCTTGCCAGTGAAGACAACGGTCCACAAGATCCTCTGACACTGAATGCGCGCTTCGAAGCGGCCGTCTGGACACGGCATCTTCAGGGGGCCGCGGCCGGCGCTGAATTGTTCGGCGAGTTGCTGGAAGACGCCCAAGCGATCGACACGACCTCCTGGTCGTTTGTCCTCGACACAGCATGGAATCTGGGCGGAGCGCTGCTCGACTCCGGAGATGTCGTCGCCGCAGTCTCGATCTTGGATCAGCTCGTCGTCGAAAGCGAGCGTGCCTACGGCCGCAAACACGCGCAGACCCTGCCGTTCCGTCGGACCCATGCCAACGCGATCGGCACGGCAGGAGACCCGGTCAAGGCTCTCGAATTGACGCGCGAGCTGGTGGAGGATGCCACACAGATCCTGGGTGAGACACACCTGACGACACTCCAGACCAAGGCCCAGTTGGCCGGCTGGATCAGTGACACCGGCGACAGGTCGGCGGCAATCGAACTGTTCGACAGCGTCCTCACTGAAGGCACTCGGCTGTTCGGCGAGGACCACTGGCTGATGACCGAAATCCGCGCCGACCTGGCCCAGCTTCATGATAATCGGTGA
- a CDS encoding ZIP family metal transporter: MSPTQIAVLGAISGFTIYLGLPLGRLRAEMPRLKTFLNGTATGILVFLLWDVLAHAWEPIDAGLGKDELGGVLGNGAVLLVTAGAGLLGLAYFDQAAARRRTDAQRAYGPGAASVGELSAVKTSDPASRLAMTIAVGIGLHNFAEGLAIGNSAATGELSLAVLLVIGFGLHNATEGFGIVAPLTGTRPSWGYLALLGLIGGGPTFVGTLAGQAFVSETLSIAFLGLAAGSILYVVIELLAVARKANLKTVTTWGVFLGLVLGFATDAVITAAGA, from the coding sequence ATGTCGCCCACCCAGATCGCCGTCCTCGGCGCCATCTCGGGGTTCACCATCTACCTCGGGCTCCCGCTCGGCCGGCTGCGAGCCGAGATGCCACGGCTCAAGACCTTCCTCAACGGCACAGCCACCGGCATCCTGGTCTTCCTGCTGTGGGACGTGCTCGCCCATGCGTGGGAACCGATCGACGCCGGGCTCGGCAAGGACGAACTCGGCGGAGTGCTCGGCAACGGCGCGGTTCTCCTGGTCACCGCCGGAGCGGGGCTGCTCGGCCTGGCCTACTTCGACCAGGCGGCCGCTCGCCGCCGGACGGACGCCCAGCGCGCGTACGGGCCGGGCGCCGCGTCGGTCGGCGAGCTGAGCGCGGTGAAGACAAGTGATCCCGCCTCCCGGCTGGCCATGACGATCGCGGTCGGCATCGGCCTGCACAACTTCGCCGAAGGCCTCGCCATCGGCAACTCGGCCGCCACCGGTGAGCTCAGCCTCGCCGTCCTGCTGGTGATCGGATTCGGGCTGCACAACGCCACCGAAGGCTTCGGCATCGTGGCACCCCTGACCGGCACCCGCCCGTCCTGGGGGTACCTCGCCCTGCTCGGCCTGATCGGCGGCGGCCCGACGTTCGTGGGCACGCTCGCCGGGCAGGCCTTCGTCAGCGAGACCCTCTCGATCGCGTTCCTCGGCCTGGCCGCCGGGTCGATCCTCTACGTGGTGATCGAGCTGCTCGCCGTCGCCCGCAAGGCGAACCTGAAGACCGTCACGACGTGGGGTGTGTTCCTCGGCCTCGTCCTGGGCTTCGCCACGGACGCGGTCATCACCGCGGCCGGAGCCTGA
- a CDS encoding BlaI/MecI/CopY family transcriptional regulator, with translation MRMRRDDGARRAPGALEAEVLTVLLSADGPLAPAEVQERLGADLAYTTVVTILSRLHEKGVADREKQGRSYRYRAVDDEPGLAARRMTKVLDSEPDRDSVLARFVSKLSPSDEQLLRELLRHNEG, from the coding sequence ATGCGGATGCGGCGAGACGACGGCGCCCGGCGCGCTCCCGGTGCGCTCGAGGCCGAGGTGCTGACGGTGCTTCTGAGCGCCGACGGCCCGTTGGCGCCGGCCGAGGTGCAGGAACGGCTCGGGGCCGACCTGGCCTACACGACCGTGGTGACCATCCTGTCCCGGCTGCACGAGAAAGGCGTCGCGGACCGGGAGAAGCAGGGCCGCTCCTACCGGTATCGCGCGGTCGACGACGAGCCGGGGCTGGCGGCCCGGCGGATGACCAAGGTGCTCGACAGCGAGCCCGACCGCGACAGCGTGCTCGCCCGCTTCGTCTCGAAACTGTCCCCATCGGACGAACAGCTGCTCCGCGAGCTGTTGCGGCACAACGAAGGCTGA
- a CDS encoding sensor histidine kinase: MSSSDHADAGGWPAHPLVARLTRLGHRLRQADRRRPWVLDLAVIAAMFLLFCLPDLIPHQEDDDRGPEQLLLTFTHLPVGGTLALQAGLLLPLLWRRRAPSAALAMTAAVFVAQWSLGVFLRADVALLVALYSVALHGRLRHLPWACAAEIALLLPVAARVSAVVSFWGALFFLLSAVTAAVTLGLAVRIRRAQLAGLRDRAARLEVERDQRSKLATASERARVAREMHDIIGHNLSVIITLADGGAYAADVTPHRSKEALRLVGDAGRQALGELRRMMGVLRDRTDAPELNPQPGIADVEQLCTRFRAAGPEVVYRSAGELDTLDRGVQLMAYRIVQEALTNTLKHAGPHTRIDVLVAAADAELRVRVQDAGRPDRTDPLPPSAEEGHGLAGMRERAALYGGTVTAGPAATGGWVVQAVLDLTPLTGGAA; encoded by the coding sequence GTGAGCAGCAGCGACCACGCCGACGCCGGGGGGTGGCCGGCACACCCCCTCGTCGCGCGGCTGACGCGGCTCGGCCACCGGCTCCGGCAGGCGGACCGGCGCCGTCCGTGGGTGCTGGACCTGGCCGTCATCGCCGCGATGTTCCTGCTGTTCTGCCTGCCGGACCTGATCCCCCACCAGGAGGACGACGACCGGGGGCCGGAGCAGCTGCTGCTCACGTTCACCCACCTGCCCGTGGGCGGCACCCTGGCCCTGCAGGCCGGTCTGCTGCTGCCGCTGCTGTGGCGGCGGCGCGCCCCGTCGGCCGCCCTGGCGATGACGGCGGCGGTGTTCGTGGCGCAGTGGTCGCTCGGGGTCTTCCTGCGCGCCGACGTCGCCCTGCTCGTCGCGCTGTACAGCGTGGCGCTGCACGGTCGGCTCCGGCACCTGCCGTGGGCCTGCGCCGCCGAGATCGCGCTGCTGCTGCCGGTGGCGGCCAGGGTGTCGGCCGTGGTGTCGTTCTGGGGAGCCCTGTTCTTCCTGCTCAGCGCCGTGACCGCGGCCGTCACGCTCGGACTGGCGGTCCGGATCCGCCGTGCCCAGCTCGCCGGCCTACGCGACCGCGCGGCTCGTCTGGAGGTCGAACGCGACCAGCGCAGCAAACTGGCCACGGCCAGCGAACGCGCCCGCGTCGCCCGCGAAATGCACGACATCATCGGCCACAACCTGTCGGTCATCATCACCCTGGCCGACGGCGGCGCCTACGCCGCCGACGTCACCCCGCACCGGAGCAAGGAAGCCCTCCGGCTCGTCGGCGACGCCGGCCGGCAAGCCCTCGGCGAACTGCGGCGCATGATGGGTGTCCTGCGCGACCGGACGGACGCCCCCGAGCTGAATCCCCAGCCCGGCATCGCCGACGTCGAACAGCTGTGCACCCGGTTCCGTGCCGCCGGGCCGGAGGTCGTCTACCGCTCCGCCGGCGAACTCGACACCCTCGACCGCGGAGTGCAGCTGATGGCCTATCGCATCGTCCAGGAAGCGCTCACCAACACCCTCAAGCACGCCGGGCCGCACACCCGCATCGACGTCCTGGTCGCCGCCGCGGACGCGGAGCTCCGCGTCCGCGTCCAAGACGCGGGCCGGCCCGACCGCACCGACCCGCTCCCACCATCCGCCGAGGAAGGGCACGGGCTGGCCGGGATGCGCGAACGCGCCGCCCTCTACGGCGGCACCGTCACCGCGGGGCCCGCGGCGACCGGCGGCTGGGTCGTCCAAGCCGTCCTGGACCTCACTCCGCTCACAGGCGGTGCGGCGTGA
- a CDS encoding DUF1883 domain-containing protein, translating to MLWEPVVLDLGWLRRSATVRVHVDAVVNVRLLSAQNVERYRRRSAYRMMGGVATTPQLDIEVPSDGHWYIAVDTDGLAAGKFQVEVTVVS from the coding sequence GTGCTTTGGGAACCGGTCGTTTTGGACCTCGGTTGGCTCCGTCGATCTGCCACTGTGCGCGTGCACGTCGACGCCGTCGTGAACGTTCGCCTGTTGAGTGCGCAGAATGTTGAGCGTTATCGACGTAGGAGCGCCTATCGGATGATGGGAGGCGTCGCGACGACGCCGCAGCTGGACATTGAAGTCCCCTCTGACGGGCATTGGTACATCGCCGTCGATACCGACGGATTGGCTGCCGGAAAATTTCAGGTGGAGGTCACCGTCGTCTCGTGA
- a CDS encoding M56 family metallopeptidase: MDPDVWVPLVLPLAAWPLARVVAPRVPPRAASWLLTAGCLVLAVASTAALTLQVFAGLILVPAVARAGHWSPEALYGVESVNVPASIGCGLVLAALGGAFARTTVRYARWHRELTRQLDGHGPAPGVVILRGQEPVAFSAPGRGGRIAISSGMLDALGPAERDALLAHERAHLRLGHHRFLIAVTLAAALNPLLRPLCSAARFALERWADEAAAQQIGDRKVVATAVAKAALAGRAEPGFALAATGGPVPRRVSALLAAPTRRLPAALLSATLVLGVTGWSAQTVVDAATDLHQDLESAQDLTGYQPSPGAPELLPGG; encoded by the coding sequence ATGGATCCCGACGTCTGGGTGCCTCTGGTGCTGCCGCTGGCGGCCTGGCCCCTGGCGCGCGTCGTCGCCCCGAGGGTGCCCCCGCGTGCGGCGAGCTGGCTGCTGACCGCCGGTTGCCTGGTGCTCGCCGTCGCCAGCACCGCCGCCCTGACGTTGCAGGTCTTCGCCGGCCTCATCCTCGTTCCGGCGGTCGCCCGCGCCGGCCACTGGTCGCCCGAAGCTCTGTACGGCGTGGAATCGGTCAACGTCCCCGCTTCGATCGGCTGCGGGCTTGTGCTGGCCGCGCTCGGTGGAGCGTTCGCCCGCACCACCGTCCGGTACGCGCGGTGGCACCGCGAACTGACCCGGCAACTCGACGGTCACGGCCCGGCACCGGGCGTCGTCATCCTGCGCGGCCAGGAGCCCGTCGCGTTCTCCGCACCGGGCCGTGGCGGCCGGATCGCGATCTCCAGCGGCATGCTCGACGCGCTCGGCCCGGCGGAACGGGACGCGCTCCTGGCCCACGAACGAGCACACCTCCGCCTCGGCCATCACCGCTTCCTCATCGCGGTCACCCTCGCCGCTGCGCTCAACCCCTTGCTGCGCCCGCTCTGCTCGGCGGCGAGGTTCGCCCTCGAACGCTGGGCCGACGAAGCCGCCGCGCAGCAGATCGGCGACCGGAAGGTGGTGGCCACCGCCGTCGCCAAAGCCGCGCTCGCCGGACGGGCCGAACCCGGCTTCGCCCTGGCCGCGACCGGCGGTCCGGTGCCACGCCGGGTGAGTGCCCTGCTGGCCGCACCCACCCGCCGGCTCCCCGCGGCGCTGCTCAGCGCCACCCTGGTCCTCGGCGTCACCGGCTGGTCCGCCCAGACCGTGGTCGACGCGGCCACTGACCTGCACCAGGACCTCGAATCCGCACAAGACCTCACCGGATACCAGCCATCGCCGGGCGCTCCCGAGCTTCTGCCCGGTGGGTAG
- a CDS encoding alkaline phosphatase family protein, translating into MIAAATAAVAAPPASAGDRSAHVLLISVDGLHQSDLARYTATHPGSALTALLSHGTEYTHARTPVPSDSFPGLLAQVTGGTPATTGVYYDASYNRALLPPGTTSCAGARPGTAVNYTEDLDRAKDAIDAGQGLPGLPDNVLAMTGAPQTLLDPAGLPVDPRTCTPIYPHQYLKVNTVFEVARQAGLRTAWADKHPAYEILDGPSGTGVQDLFTPEINSLVPGGPGDWTADNAATQRYDSYKVRAVLNEIGGYDHSGTHRVGTPAVFGLNFQSVSTAQKLPRSGGRPGGYLPGDGGPGPVLSSALDFVDQQVAAITTELKQRHLDRSTTIILSAKHGQSPTDPAALTRIDDGALLDGLNATWRAVRPGAADLVAQATDDDAMLLWLTDRSPAAATFAKNYLLTRSGLGNDISGAPKPFVHSGLDQVYSGDDAARYFHARPGDPRVPDLVGIAHYGVVYTGGTKKIAEHGGAAPDDRDVPLVISGTGRPHTIAAPVGTTQIAPTILHLLGLRPDALQAVRIECTQILPG; encoded by the coding sequence GTGATCGCCGCGGCCACCGCGGCCGTAGCCGCACCGCCCGCGTCGGCCGGTGACCGGTCCGCCCACGTCCTGCTCATCTCCGTGGACGGCCTGCACCAGTCGGATCTCGCCCGCTACACCGCCACCCACCCGGGCTCGGCACTGACCGCGCTGCTCAGCCACGGCACCGAGTACACCCACGCCCGCACGCCGGTGCCCTCGGATTCCTTCCCCGGCCTGCTCGCCCAGGTCACCGGCGGCACCCCGGCGACGACCGGGGTCTACTACGACGCGAGCTACAACCGTGCCCTCCTCCCGCCCGGCACGACCTCCTGCGCCGGCGCACGGCCCGGGACGGCGGTGAACTACACCGAAGACCTCGACCGCGCCAAGGACGCCATCGACGCCGGACAGGGCCTTCCCGGCCTGCCCGACAATGTCCTGGCCATGACCGGGGCACCGCAGACGCTGCTCGACCCGGCCGGGCTGCCCGTGGACCCGCGGACCTGCACGCCCATCTACCCGCACCAGTACCTCAAGGTCAACACCGTGTTCGAGGTCGCCCGGCAGGCCGGCCTGCGCACCGCGTGGGCCGACAAGCATCCCGCGTACGAGATCCTCGACGGGCCGTCCGGGACCGGCGTGCAGGACCTGTTCACCCCGGAGATCAACAGCCTGGTCCCCGGCGGGCCGGGCGACTGGACCGCCGACAACGCCGCGACTCAGCGCTACGACTCCTACAAGGTCCGTGCGGTGCTCAACGAGATCGGCGGCTACGACCACAGCGGTACGCACCGGGTGGGCACGCCGGCCGTTTTCGGGCTCAACTTCCAGTCCGTGTCCACCGCGCAGAAGCTGCCGCGCTCCGGCGGCCGCCCGGGCGGCTACCTGCCCGGCGACGGCGGACCGGGCCCGGTGCTGAGTTCGGCACTGGACTTCGTGGACCAGCAGGTCGCCGCCATCACCACCGAACTGAAACAGCGTCACCTCGACCGGAGCACCACCATCATCCTGTCGGCCAAGCACGGCCAGTCCCCCACCGATCCCGCCGCGCTGACCAGGATCGACGACGGCGCCCTGCTCGACGGCCTCAACGCCACATGGCGGGCGGTTCGTCCCGGAGCGGCCGACCTCGTCGCCCAAGCCACCGACGACGACGCCATGCTGCTGTGGCTGACCGATCGTTCCCCCGCCGCGGCGACGTTCGCCAAGAACTACCTGCTGACGCGCTCCGGGCTCGGCAACGACATCTCCGGAGCGCCGAAGCCGTTCGTCCATTCCGGACTGGATCAGGTCTATTCCGGCGACGATGCCGCCCGGTACTTCCACGCCCGGCCCGGCGACCCGCGCGTGCCCGACCTCGTCGGCATCGCCCACTACGGCGTCGTCTACACGGGTGGTACCAAGAAGATCGCCGAACACGGCGGCGCCGCGCCTGACGACCGCGACGTCCCCCTCGTGATCAGCGGAACCGGCCGTCCCCACACGATCGCCGCGCCGGTCGGGACCACGCAAATCGCCCCGACCATCCTGCACCTGCTCGGCCTGCGGCCGGACGCGCTTCAGGCGGTACGCATCGAGTGCACCCAGATTCTCCCCGGATAG